Proteins co-encoded in one Flavobacterium sp. M31R6 genomic window:
- a CDS encoding right-handed parallel beta-helix repeat-containing protein, translating to MIFFKAKGIVFIFFLTTLGVSGQVADTIKVTQFGVKSNSYLNASKGVRQALEKCKGKQNIVVQLPGGRIDLWPENAVKKEIYISNSTESDTLSKEKNIGFFFDNLKNVTLDGNNTLVVLHGKMVSFALFNCQNIQIKNIQFDYERPTMSEVTILSVSPTVIEMQIHPDSRYFIENDKIGFYGEGWKSNSYHTISLDKEKNLMRYSTFGPFLKSKAIQKENRTVLFEGDFAKENYKVGDVLSIRDTYRDNCGGFITLSKDIVLSNVKMHFMHGLGIVSQFAENITLSKVVVAPREDSGRVIASFADCFHFSGCKGKILVDGCKTSGSHDDPMNVHGTHLKIIEISADKKIKVQFMHHQTYGFEAFFAGDSISFVSPQTLKPIVSGKLKSAKLIGKKVMELVLDGELSNKIKIGDVIENATWTPEVTVRNSWFERTNARGLLLTTRRKILIENNTFFRTGMHAILIANDASSWFESGAVSDVTIRNNTFEECGYNSGTVINIAPENHELVNGFYVHRNIRIENNTFKIFDKLILSARSTDGLFFSNNTINQSDLLPAESNENSFALTACNNAVIKNNKFNTTWKPKIAAFKMTKKQIKTDIKDLNIK from the coding sequence ATGATTTTTTTCAAAGCAAAAGGCATAGTTTTTATATTTTTCCTGACAACTTTAGGAGTTTCGGGTCAGGTTGCCGACACTATCAAAGTGACGCAATTTGGCGTAAAATCCAACAGTTATTTGAATGCCAGTAAAGGTGTTCGGCAAGCTTTGGAAAAATGCAAAGGCAAACAAAATATAGTTGTTCAGTTGCCGGGCGGAAGAATTGATTTGTGGCCTGAGAATGCTGTAAAAAAAGAAATTTATATTTCGAATTCGACAGAAAGCGATACTTTATCGAAAGAAAAAAACATTGGGTTTTTCTTTGATAATTTGAAAAATGTTACTTTGGATGGAAACAATACTTTGGTTGTTTTACACGGAAAAATGGTTTCGTTTGCTTTGTTCAACTGCCAAAATATTCAGATAAAAAATATTCAATTTGACTATGAGCGCCCAACGATGTCGGAAGTGACCATCCTTTCAGTTTCGCCAACGGTCATCGAAATGCAAATTCATCCCGATTCAAGATATTTTATCGAAAACGATAAAATCGGTTTTTATGGTGAAGGATGGAAAAGTAATTCGTATCACACAATTTCATTGGATAAAGAAAAAAATCTGATGCGTTATTCTACATTTGGACCATTTTTGAAATCAAAAGCGATTCAGAAAGAGAACAGAACCGTTTTGTTTGAAGGTGATTTTGCAAAAGAAAATTACAAAGTGGGTGATGTGCTTTCTATTCGTGATACTTATAGAGACAATTGCGGTGGATTTATCACTTTGAGTAAAGATATTGTTCTTTCGAATGTAAAAATGCACTTTATGCACGGATTGGGAATCGTTTCTCAATTTGCCGAAAATATTACACTTTCAAAAGTTGTTGTTGCACCACGGGAAGATTCCGGTCGTGTGATTGCTTCGTTTGCAGATTGTTTTCATTTTTCGGGATGTAAAGGAAAAATTTTGGTTGACGGATGTAAGACTTCAGGTTCACATGACGACCCGATGAACGTGCACGGAACTCATTTGAAAATCATCGAAATTTCAGCTGATAAGAAAATAAAAGTGCAATTTATGCACCATCAAACGTATGGATTTGAAGCTTTTTTTGCAGGTGACAGCATTAGTTTTGTAAGTCCACAAACGTTGAAACCAATTGTTTCTGGCAAATTGAAATCGGCAAAATTGATTGGTAAAAAAGTAATGGAATTGGTTTTGGATGGCGAATTATCGAATAAAATAAAGATAGGAGATGTTATCGAAAACGCAACCTGGACTCCCGAAGTTACCGTTCGAAATTCATGGTTTGAACGCACCAATGCACGAGGATTATTATTAACGACCCGAAGAAAGATTTTGATAGAGAATAATACTTTCTTTCGTACAGGAATGCATGCAATTCTGATTGCAAATGATGCTTCAAGTTGGTTTGAATCAGGAGCAGTTTCAGATGTAACCATTCGTAACAATACTTTTGAGGAATGTGGATATAATTCAGGAACGGTCATCAATATCGCACCAGAAAATCATGAATTGGTTAACGGTTTTTACGTACATCGCAACATCAGAATTGAAAACAATACGTTTAAGATTTTCGACAAACTGATTTTGTCAGCGAGATCAACAGATGGATTGTTTTTTTCGAATAATACAATCAATCAGTCCGATTTGCTTCCTGCCGAATCCAATGAAAATTCATTTGCCCTTACTGCTTGTAACAATGCAGTAATCAAAAATAACAAGTTTAACACAACTTGGAAACCGAAAATAGCAGCCTTTAAAATGACGAAGAAGCAAATTAAAACGGATATAAAAGATTTGAATATTAAATAA
- a CDS encoding alpha-L-fucosidase encodes MIKKLILGALLIGTSIVGNAQNKIQAKDIAEKMKWFEDAKLGIFIHAGIYSVADVSESWSFHNGNISVEDYMKQQKGYNLSNYDPAAWAEMIKDCGAKYCVITTKHHDGVAMYDTKLGKLSSVKTCAAKKDMIKPLFEELRKRDVKCGAYFSLIDWTHNDYPGFLKDKERYDIKKEPARWERFQKFFQGQIKEISDWYNPDLWWFDGDWEHSADEWQAEKTRKMMLDRNPNTIINGRLQGYGDYDTPEQNFPVVRPAFKWWELCMTMNENWGYRVSDNNWKTPYEIITIFVDAVSNGGNLLLDIGPKPDGTYPETVVSTLKELGDWNRRNGEGIFGTIPGIPQGHFYGPTTLSKDSTTLYLFVHGKTSGQVMLKGLDNKIQDITVLGSNVKLTHKVVGKISWSAVPGLVYIDLPETAIDKYVTCIKVTLDKPIKLYRGQGGFLTN; translated from the coding sequence ATGATAAAGAAATTAATATTGGGGGCTCTACTTATTGGAACTTCGATAGTGGGTAATGCGCAGAATAAAATTCAAGCGAAAGATATTGCTGAAAAAATGAAATGGTTTGAAGACGCTAAGTTAGGAATCTTCATTCACGCCGGAATTTATTCGGTGGCGGATGTTTCGGAGTCTTGGAGTTTTCATAACGGAAACATTTCTGTTGAAGATTACATGAAACAACAAAAAGGGTATAATTTAAGTAACTATGATCCTGCTGCTTGGGCAGAAATGATTAAAGATTGTGGTGCCAAATATTGTGTAATCACAACCAAACACCACGACGGTGTGGCAATGTACGACACCAAATTGGGTAAATTGAGTTCGGTAAAAACGTGTGCTGCCAAAAAAGACATGATAAAACCTTTATTTGAAGAGCTGCGTAAACGTGATGTGAAATGTGGTGCTTATTTTTCATTAATCGATTGGACACACAATGATTATCCAGGTTTTCTAAAAGATAAGGAACGTTATGATATCAAAAAAGAACCAGCTCGTTGGGAACGTTTCCAAAAATTTTTTCAGGGACAAATCAAAGAAATCTCTGATTGGTACAATCCTGATTTGTGGTGGTTTGATGGTGACTGGGAACACAGCGCTGATGAATGGCAAGCTGAAAAAACACGTAAAATGATGTTGGACAGAAATCCAAATACCATTATCAACGGTCGTTTACAAGGGTATGGTGATTATGATACTCCAGAACAAAATTTCCCTGTAGTGCGTCCTGCCTTCAAATGGTGGGAATTGTGTATGACTATGAATGAAAACTGGGGTTACCGTGTGAGCGACAACAACTGGAAGACGCCTTATGAAATTATTACCATTTTTGTGGATGCGGTTTCAAACGGAGGAAACTTATTATTGGACATAGGGCCAAAACCTGACGGAACTTATCCTGAAACAGTTGTTTCTACATTGAAAGAATTAGGAGACTGGAACAGAAGAAACGGTGAAGGAATCTTCGGGACTATACCTGGAATTCCACAAGGGCATTTCTACGGGCCAACAACACTTTCTAAAGATTCAACAACACTTTATTTATTTGTTCACGGAAAAACTTCTGGACAAGTAATGTTGAAAGGATTAGATAACAAAATTCAGGACATTACTGTTTTGGGATCCAATGTGAAGTTGACTCATAAAGTGGTGGGTAAAATCTCTTGGAGTGCAGTTCCTGGATTGGTTTACATTGACTTGCCAGAAACCGCTATCGATAAATATGTGACTTGTATCAAAGTAACATTGGACAAGCCAATCAAATTATACAGAGGTCAAGGTGGTTTCTTGACCAATTAA
- a CDS encoding alpha-L-fucosidase, producing the protein MKNRIKLVLAACCFTTASLSHAQGDIMAENEKTPYDSYVAPKDKAVKENLAKWQDYKFGVLIHMGLYSQLGICESWGLAPEDWVTRNGYDDYDSFASDYRGARFSLNPTNLDSEKWAKMFKNAGVKYLIFTSKHHDGFCMYDSKFTDFKITNPNLPNAKNKNPDVLKNVLDASRKEGLSVGIYFSKPDWTSQDFWWKYYPPKDRNPNYDIKAYPEKWQSFVKYTQNQLDELTTNYGKVDILWLDGGWVRPVSTVKENEGKKGRQNLDINMKLIAETARKKQPGLIVVDRWVPGEYEDYLTPERKVLEKPIPVPWESCVTLGTDWGWVPNANYKSGAEVIQLLTGIVAKGGNLLLGVGPDGKGDFEPKIQQTLAEVGKWLDINGDAIYATRPIAPYSEGNLYYTSKGEKTVYGIYLPTATEKEIPSQIVIKNNLKGKLNVTLLASKQKLNYKNVTGGISVTIPNSLKAELAKQGGVTIKVSAQ; encoded by the coding sequence ATGAAAAACAGAATAAAATTAGTGTTGGCTGCCTGTTGTTTTACTACTGCGTCTTTGTCACACGCACAAGGAGATATTATGGCCGAAAACGAAAAAACTCCTTACGATTCTTATGTTGCGCCAAAGGATAAGGCTGTAAAAGAAAATCTAGCCAAGTGGCAGGATTACAAATTTGGAGTCTTAATTCATATGGGGTTGTACAGTCAATTGGGGATTTGCGAATCGTGGGGTTTAGCTCCAGAAGATTGGGTCACCCGCAACGGTTATGATGATTACGATTCTTTTGCTTCGGATTACCGTGGTGCAAGATTCAGTTTGAATCCAACAAATCTAGATTCTGAAAAATGGGCAAAAATGTTCAAAAATGCGGGAGTTAAATATTTAATTTTTACATCCAAACACCACGATGGGTTTTGTATGTATGATTCGAAATTCACCGATTTCAAAATTACCAATCCAAATTTGCCAAACGCCAAAAACAAGAATCCTGATGTATTGAAAAACGTTTTGGATGCTTCTAGAAAAGAAGGATTATCGGTTGGAATTTACTTCTCAAAACCAGATTGGACTTCTCAGGATTTCTGGTGGAAATATTATCCTCCAAAAGACAGAAATCCAAATTACGATATCAAAGCATATCCTGAAAAATGGCAAAGCTTCGTAAAATATACCCAAAACCAATTGGATGAATTGACTACCAATTACGGTAAAGTTGATATATTGTGGCTTGACGGAGGATGGGTTCGTCCAGTTTCTACCGTAAAGGAAAACGAAGGAAAAAAAGGGCGTCAGAATTTAGATATCAATATGAAACTTATCGCAGAAACAGCGCGTAAAAAGCAACCGGGATTGATTGTGGTGGATCGTTGGGTTCCAGGCGAATATGAAGATTATCTTACTCCCGAACGAAAAGTGCTTGAAAAACCAATTCCGGTGCCATGGGAAAGTTGTGTAACACTAGGAACCGATTGGGGATGGGTGCCAAATGCGAATTATAAATCAGGTGCAGAAGTGATTCAATTATTAACTGGAATTGTTGCCAAAGGAGGAAATTTATTGCTTGGTGTTGGTCCTGATGGAAAAGGTGATTTTGAGCCAAAAATTCAGCAAACATTGGCCGAAGTTGGTAAATGGCTTGATATTAATGGGGATGCCATTTATGCTACAAGACCAATCGCGCCTTATTCTGAGGGTAATTTGTACTATACTTCGAAAGGTGAAAAAACAGTTTACGGAATTTACCTTCCAACTGCAACTGAAAAAGAAATTCCTTCACAAATTGTCATCAAAAACAATTTAAAAGGGAAACTAAATGTTACGCTTTTGGCAAGCAAACAAAAACTAAATTACAAAAACGTTACTGGTGGAATCAGTGTTACGATTCCTAATTCATTGAAGGCGGAATTAGCAAAACAAGGAGGTGTAACCATTAAAGTGAGTGCTCAGTAA
- a CDS encoding SDR family oxidoreductase has translation MNLNLKDKIVIVTGGAKGIGLGICKVLASEGAIPVIVGRVDADNQIAIKEIKDEGGKALSVVAELTNPEECKSAVDQVIALCGRIDGLINNAGVNDGVGLESGDYEKFMASIHKNLVHYYLMAQHALPELKKTKGAIVNIGSKTADTGQGNTSAYAASNGGRNALTREWAVELLKYGIRVNSVIVAECYTPLYDKWIKTLENPEQKLKEITDKIPFENRMTTAEEIANMTVFLLSDKSSHTTGQLIYVDGGYTHLDRSL, from the coding sequence ATGAATCTCAATTTAAAAGACAAAATTGTAATCGTTACAGGTGGAGCAAAAGGAATTGGACTTGGAATCTGTAAAGTTTTGGCTTCGGAAGGAGCTATTCCTGTAATTGTAGGAAGAGTTGATGCCGACAACCAAATTGCGATTAAGGAAATTAAGGACGAAGGAGGAAAAGCATTATCAGTCGTGGCTGAATTGACCAATCCAGAAGAGTGTAAAAGTGCCGTTGACCAAGTAATTGCACTATGCGGTCGCATTGACGGGTTAATCAACAATGCCGGTGTAAATGACGGTGTAGGTTTGGAAAGTGGTGACTACGAAAAATTTATGGCATCCATTCATAAAAACTTGGTTCATTATTATTTGATGGCGCAACACGCTTTGCCAGAGCTGAAAAAAACAAAAGGAGCAATTGTGAACATCGGCTCAAAAACTGCCGATACGGGACAAGGAAATACTTCGGCTTATGCAGCTTCTAATGGAGGGCGAAATGCCTTAACCCGTGAATGGGCAGTTGAATTATTGAAATATGGAATCCGCGTAAATTCGGTTATTGTTGCCGAATGTTATACACCATTATATGACAAATGGATTAAAACTCTTGAAAATCCAGAACAAAAATTAAAAGAAATCACAGATAAAATTCCGTTTGAAAACAGAATGACGACTGCGGAAGAAATTGCAAACATGACGGTTTTTTTATTGTCTGACAAATCGAGTCACACCACAGGTCAGTTGATTTATGTGGATGGCGGTTACACACATTTGGATCGTTCGTTGTAA
- the galB gene encoding beta-galactosidase GalB — translation MNMNKKMFSLNNCLALVFCLMMGLSAFSQNTTIKRMGSTDTQSFDDNWLFSRFGLQADGLIKDEPKNLEAISSNENNWEKLNLPHDWAIKGPFRIELRGETGKLPWKGIGWYRKHFTVPTSDEGKEIFVDFDGAMANAKIYLNGNYVGTWPYGYNSFRMNLTPFLKFGQENILAVRLDTENWDSRWYPGAGIYRHVWLVKTSPVHVGHWGTYITTPNITKEAADIRMIVNVDNASNQNVKAVVTTDLYEMDINNTPKLKVGSLIRSTLEIKPNETGRSEAHSVLNNPKLWDLKTPNRYVAQTKVTVDGKVVDTYNTPFGVRTIEFTPRNGFLLNGKRVEIFGTCNHHDLGALGAAINTSALKRQLVMLKEMGCNSLRTSHNPPAPELLELADKMGFLVWDEAFDAWKNGKKKLDYNVIYDEWHEKDLLALVHRDRNNPSVFIWSIGNEVPDQQNVAMTKHLADIMRREDPTRPVSNGYNDPDGGRSSGAVVGLDIMGVNYFFSQQPKWDVDPRYEKKPTIGSETASTVSSRGEYFFGDPYNKMSWQISSYDDAFPGWGCSPDTQFRTNAQFPHLLGEYVWTGFDYLGEPTPYNSDETNLLNFRTDPSKQAELEAKLAELQKSNPPSRSSYFGIIDLAGFPKDRYYSYKSHWRADVPTAHILPHWNWNERVGQIVPVHVYTSGDEGELFLNGKSLGKRKMEAGKDFRLIWDNVLYTPGELKVVCYKKGKVWATDVVKTTGAATKLKMSADRNEVFADDVDLVFVTVDIADNAGLIVPRSNQSVKFSIEGAGEIVATDNGDATSFVPFQSHEKPAYNGKVLVIVKAKKGQKGQFTVKAESTGLQAASTVIRIK, via the coding sequence ATGAATATGAACAAAAAGATGTTTTCGCTGAACAATTGCCTTGCTTTGGTATTTTGTTTGATGATGGGATTGTCTGCCTTTTCACAAAATACAACGATAAAGAGAATGGGTTCGACCGATACTCAGTCATTTGACGATAATTGGCTTTTTTCACGATTTGGGCTGCAAGCCGATGGATTGATTAAAGACGAGCCTAAGAATTTAGAAGCCATTTCATCCAACGAAAATAATTGGGAAAAACTGAATTTGCCACATGATTGGGCAATCAAAGGGCCTTTCAGAATTGAATTAAGAGGTGAAACCGGAAAATTACCATGGAAAGGAATTGGTTGGTATCGCAAACATTTTACAGTTCCGACTTCAGATGAAGGAAAAGAGATTTTTGTTGATTTTGATGGCGCTATGGCTAATGCCAAAATATATTTAAACGGAAATTATGTTGGAACTTGGCCTTATGGGTATAATTCATTCCGCATGAATTTGACGCCATTTTTAAAATTCGGACAAGAAAATATCTTAGCCGTTCGCTTGGATACCGAAAATTGGGATTCCCGTTGGTATCCTGGTGCCGGAATCTATCGCCACGTTTGGTTGGTAAAAACCAGTCCGGTGCATGTTGGTCATTGGGGAACTTATATTACGACTCCAAATATTACCAAGGAAGCCGCTGATATCAGAATGATTGTAAATGTTGACAATGCATCCAACCAAAATGTAAAAGCGGTGGTGACGACAGATTTATATGAAATGGACATCAATAATACACCTAAATTAAAAGTAGGTTCATTAATTCGTTCGACACTTGAAATTAAACCAAACGAAACTGGAAGATCTGAGGCGCATTCAGTTTTGAACAATCCAAAATTATGGGATTTGAAAACTCCAAATCGTTATGTGGCACAAACTAAAGTGACTGTTGACGGTAAGGTGGTGGATACTTACAATACCCCTTTTGGTGTTCGTACTATTGAATTTACACCAAGGAATGGATTTCTTTTGAATGGAAAAAGAGTTGAAATTTTCGGAACTTGTAATCATCACGATTTAGGGGCTTTGGGAGCAGCTATCAACACTTCGGCATTGAAGAGACAATTGGTGATGTTGAAAGAAATGGGATGTAATTCTTTGCGTACTTCTCACAACCCTCCAGCTCCTGAATTATTGGAATTAGCTGATAAAATGGGATTCTTGGTTTGGGATGAAGCTTTTGATGCTTGGAAAAATGGTAAGAAAAAATTGGATTACAATGTGATTTATGATGAATGGCACGAAAAGGATTTACTTGCTTTGGTTCACAGAGACAGAAACAATCCTTCGGTGTTTATTTGGTCAATTGGGAATGAAGTTCCAGACCAACAAAACGTTGCAATGACCAAACATCTGGCTGATATAATGCGAAGAGAAGACCCAACTCGTCCTGTTTCGAATGGTTACAATGATCCAGATGGAGGACGCAGTTCTGGTGCAGTTGTGGGATTGGATATTATGGGTGTAAATTATTTCTTCAGCCAACAACCAAAATGGGACGTTGATCCAAGGTATGAGAAAAAGCCAACCATTGGTAGTGAAACTGCTTCAACAGTGAGTTCTCGTGGCGAATATTTCTTTGGTGACCCATATAATAAAATGTCTTGGCAAATCTCGTCATATGACGATGCATTTCCAGGTTGGGGTTGTTCACCAGACACTCAATTCCGTACTAATGCCCAATTTCCTCATTTATTGGGTGAATATGTTTGGACAGGATTTGATTATTTAGGAGAACCAACACCTTATAATTCGGATGAAACTAATCTGTTAAACTTTAGAACCGATCCTTCAAAACAAGCAGAATTGGAAGCTAAATTGGCAGAATTGCAAAAAAGTAATCCACCTTCAAGAAGCAGCTATTTTGGAATTATCGATTTGGCTGGTTTCCCAAAAGACCGTTATTACAGCTATAAATCACATTGGAGAGCGGATGTACCAACGGCTCATATCCTTCCGCACTGGAATTGGAACGAACGTGTTGGGCAAATCGTTCCTGTACACGTTTATACATCAGGAGATGAAGGAGAATTATTCCTTAATGGAAAAAGTCTTGGAAAAAGGAAAATGGAAGCAGGAAAAGATTTCCGTTTAATTTGGGACAATGTGCTTTACACGCCAGGCGAACTTAAAGTTGTTTGTTATAAAAAAGGAAAAGTATGGGCGACTGATGTCGTTAAAACTACCGGTGCTGCAACAAAATTGAAAATGTCTGCAGACAGAAACGAAGTATTTGCAGACGACGTTGATCTGGTTTTTGTAACTGTGGATATTGCCGATAATGCTGGTTTAATTGTTCCTCGTTCCAATCAATCAGTTAAATTTTCAATTGAAGGAGCTGGAGAAATCGTAGCAACCGACAATGGTGATGCTACTAGTTTTGTTCCTTTCCAAAGTCATGAAAAACCTGCTTACAACGGAAAAGTTTTAGTGATTGTAAAGGCTAAAAAAGGACAAAAAGGACAATTTACTGTGAAAGCAGAAAGCACTGGATTACAAGCTGCTTCCACAGTTATCAGAATCAAATAA
- a CDS encoding L-rhamnose mutarotase, with protein MVTQKYCLALDLIEDPTLMEEYKKYHEKIWPEITKSITGSGIENLDIYCVGNRMFMIIEANETFSFERKGEMDANNPKVQEWEELMWKYQKALPWAKEGEKWMMMDKIFDLHKNG; from the coding sequence ATGGTAACCCAAAAATATTGTCTTGCATTAGACTTGATTGAAGACCCAACATTAATGGAAGAATATAAAAAATACCATGAAAAAATTTGGCCGGAAATCACAAAAAGCATCACTGGTTCAGGGATTGAAAATCTTGATATTTATTGTGTGGGCAACAGGATGTTTATGATTATTGAGGCCAATGAGACTTTTAGTTTTGAAAGAAAAGGAGAGATGGATGCCAATAATCCGAAGGTTCAGGAATGGGAAGAATTGATGTGGAAATATCAAAAAGCATTGCCTTGGGCAAAAGAAGGTGAAAAATGGATGATGATGGATAAAATATTTGACTTGCATAAAAATGGGTAG
- a CDS encoding glycoside hydrolase family 38 C-terminal domain-containing protein has translation MKKTVLFLAFSLIPFLGMSQKKSKSEAPKVNEVIVVFKTHFDIGYTDWSDNVKYNYANSMVTSALNTIEQSKKLPKDQQFKWTVSGWPMKEMLLKSKPEVKGKIEKAIKDGNLFVHALPFSMETESADLEPLVQSLGYASKIHRDLGLPLAIDAKMSDVPSHSWIIPTMLNNAGVKFLHIGCNPASMSPKVPMLFWWEGSDKSKLMTFYFGEYYGTSPAPPKDWTHKTWLAIVQTNDNSGAQSYEEYRKAVEEIEKLNPGAKVRVGSLGDFYNAIIKENPKLETVKGDMPDTWIHGYMSMPREMKSSRILGKSTLNLEAFSTLSSIWGRKPEEPINAIVNQSLENINLFDEHTWGIAMSHGDSGFWAYGNEFEKLRAKGYYDIIEYSWKEKGNYITDSEKLISPTFSRELKRLAASVNVEGDRIVVYNPLPWERNDMVTIQTATTFKKSLKNLATGEIIAIAKNNNILQFQANHIPAMGYATFVSTDEEAVAPKSNLSLDADKGIIENAFFKIIFDKQSGTIKSLIDKKSNKEMVNANSEYKFGQYIHERFAKTQTDKYAKDYIKAGWNWAYQELGRINLDDTPYKKSSGKNAEIEFSKDALSVSAMMHFKGDADFNHNYTMVFTLYENKPAVEVIWSINGKQAESWPEGGWISFPFNIENAQFKLGRLGGIVDPTKDFVKGSNLDYGFINTGIGVLDKNNQGFGVTSADVPGVSLDRPGLWKYSTDFVPQKGNVFFNLYNNQWSTNFTEWVEGSWTAKFYLWSIDNYTDGSSIVVPSEEIRNPLMVSLASGTAGKFEASAKGISVSEKGILVTFFGKNRDGEGDLIRLWEQNGKDTACTVTLPQGSTYRTAQFCDLRGEEKGEVLSVSNNTIQVKLKANQPVSLILK, from the coding sequence ATGAAAAAAACAGTTTTATTTTTAGCATTTTCCCTTATCCCTTTTTTAGGTATGAGTCAGAAAAAAAGTAAATCGGAGGCTCCAAAAGTAAATGAAGTCATCGTAGTTTTCAAAACGCATTTCGATATTGGTTATACCGACTGGTCGGATAATGTGAAATATAATTACGCCAATTCGATGGTGACCAGCGCGCTGAATACAATCGAACAGTCAAAAAAATTACCAAAGGACCAACAATTCAAATGGACAGTTTCTGGCTGGCCGATGAAAGAAATGCTTTTGAAGTCGAAACCGGAAGTAAAAGGCAAAATTGAAAAAGCCATAAAAGATGGAAATCTTTTTGTTCATGCGTTGCCTTTTTCGATGGAAACAGAATCTGCCGATTTAGAGCCTTTAGTACAATCGCTAGGTTATGCTTCAAAAATTCACAGAGATTTGGGATTGCCTTTGGCCATCGATGCAAAAATGTCGGATGTGCCGAGCCATTCATGGATTATACCTACAATGTTGAACAATGCCGGAGTGAAATTCCTTCACATAGGTTGTAACCCGGCTTCTATGTCGCCCAAGGTTCCGATGCTGTTTTGGTGGGAAGGTTCAGACAAATCAAAGTTGATGACTTTCTATTTTGGAGAATATTACGGAACAAGTCCTGCGCCTCCAAAAGATTGGACACATAAAACTTGGTTGGCGATTGTTCAAACTAATGACAATTCTGGTGCACAGTCTTATGAAGAATACAGAAAAGCTGTAGAAGAAATTGAAAAACTGAATCCTGGTGCAAAAGTTAGAGTGGGGAGTCTTGGCGATTTTTACAACGCAATTATTAAAGAAAATCCAAAGTTGGAAACCGTAAAAGGAGATATGCCAGATACTTGGATTCACGGTTATATGTCGATGCCGCGTGAAATGAAGTCGAGCCGTATTTTGGGTAAATCTACTTTGAATCTGGAAGCTTTCAGTACGCTTTCTTCTATTTGGGGAAGAAAACCTGAAGAACCAATCAATGCCATTGTAAATCAATCTTTGGAGAATATTAATCTATTTGACGAACATACTTGGGGGATAGCGATGAGCCATGGAGATTCTGGCTTTTGGGCGTATGGAAATGAGTTTGAAAAACTTAGAGCCAAAGGATATTACGACATCATAGAGTATTCATGGAAGGAGAAAGGAAATTACATTACTGATTCTGAAAAATTGATTTCACCAACTTTTAGCAGAGAATTAAAACGTTTGGCAGCATCTGTAAATGTTGAAGGTGACCGAATCGTGGTGTACAATCCGTTGCCATGGGAACGCAATGATATGGTAACTATTCAAACGGCTACAACTTTCAAAAAATCATTAAAAAATTTAGCAACTGGAGAGATTATTGCGATTGCTAAAAATAATAATATTCTTCAATTTCAAGCCAATCACATTCCTGCAATGGGATATGCCACTTTTGTTTCGACAGATGAAGAAGCGGTTGCCCCAAAATCAAACTTATCGCTTGATGCTGATAAAGGAATAATTGAAAATGCATTTTTTAAAATTATTTTCGACAAACAAAGCGGAACCATTAAATCATTGATTGACAAAAAATCAAACAAAGAGATGGTGAATGCCAATTCTGAGTACAAGTTCGGTCAATATATACACGAAAGATTTGCTAAAACACAAACTGACAAATACGCCAAAGATTATATTAAGGCAGGTTGGAACTGGGCATATCAGGAATTAGGAAGAATAAATCTAGATGATACACCTTACAAAAAATCATCAGGCAAAAATGCTGAAATTGAATTTTCTAAAGATGCATTGTCGGTTTCGGCAATGATGCACTTCAAAGGTGATGCCGACTTTAATCACAACTATACAATGGTTTTTACTTTGTATGAAAACAAACCTGCCGTAGAAGTGATTTGGAGCATTAACGGAAAACAGGCCGAATCTTGGCCTGAAGGTGGATGGATCAGTTTTCCTTTCAATATTGAAAATGCTCAGTTTAAGTTAGGACGCTTAGGTGGTATTGTTGATCCTACGAAAGATTTTGTAAAAGGTTCCAATCTGGATTACGGTTTCATCAATACAGGTATTGGTGTTTTGGATAAAAATAATCAAGGTTTTGGTGTAACATCTGCTGACGTACCGGGAGTGAGTTTGGATCGTCCAGGCTTGTGGAAATATTCAACTGACTTTGTACCACAAAAAGGAAATGTGTTTTTCAATTTGTATAACAATCAATGGAGTACCAATTTTACCGAATGGGTTGAAGGTTCATGGACTGCAAAATTCTATTTGTGGAGTATTGATAACTATACTGATGGAAGTTCAATTGTAGTTCCTTCTGAGGAAATCAGAAATCCTTTGATGGTATCACTTGCAAGTGGAACTGCTGGTAAATTTGAGGCTTCCGCCAAAGGAATTTCTGTATCCGAAAAAGGCATTTTGGTAACTTTCTTCGGAAAAAACAGAGATGGTGAAGGTGACTTAATTCGACTTTGGGAACAAAACGGAAAAGATACCGCCTGCACTGTTACTTTGCCACAAGGCAGTACTTATAGAACAGCTCAATTCTGTGATTTGAGAGGAGAAGAAAAAGGAGAAGTATTGTCTGTTTCAAATAATACAATTCAAGTGAAGTTGAAAGCAAATCAACCGGTTTCTTTGATTTTAAAATAA